The following nucleotide sequence is from Parambassis ranga chromosome 21, fParRan2.1, whole genome shotgun sequence.
CTCATAACTCGTCTCCTTCATGGTGCTGTGCATGGACTTGAGCGAAGCATTCTTCACATTCCGTGCTCCTACTTTTTAACCACAGATGTACCAGATCTTAGCAGGACTTGTGCATATAGTGATGACATTCTGAGCCTTGTTGCACCTAAAAATCTGCCTCATTCCTACAGCTCCACAGGAGAACATACTGACAACAGGCTGCTGTTCAGGCTGGGTATGCAATGACATAAAGACTTCCTCATATATTTTCAGTGGCATGTtgctttcatttctttttccatATGCTTCTTTGAGACAGCTGTAAGGACCTACTGTAGATATATTTggtagcaaaaaaaaatcaacatttggGACATCCACCTTACAAGTATAAAGCCCTTTCACAGCTCGAGTCTCCATCTCAGGCAAGGTCAACTGACCCCTGATTAACAGCATCCACATGACTCTTCACACAGTGATTTTTGAGGCTAAAAAGGGCAGAGTGTGAGCTGGACCCTCACTTCCCATGGAAACACTTCTCCCTCCTTATTCTCTGGAGACGTTTGATGTCGTACTTGCATTCCTCAAGTAGGACAGAGGAGTGAGTGCCAATCAGCCCAGTTGGGAAATCCACCTGATATTTCAACATGTCAACACTCAGGCCAGTGTTACATAAGTGCAGCACTATACACTTGGCACGAGGAGGACTTGTATTGTATTGCATCTCAGCGCTGTACAGCAGTCTTGGCTGCTTCTTTTGAAAATTCCTGACTCAAGAAAGCACAGTGGCTTAAGATGTCTGTTACACAAGTTACAGAGATATTCTTCTCTCAGTCTTTAGCAGCTGGAGTTTAAAACTGAGCTGTTCAATTTTGACTTTTTTAGCTGCTAGAAACAAGTTTTACAAAGGGGTTATCTGTGGCTACAGAGTTGTTTCAAGgagtaaagatttttttttattgcagaatCAAGTTAAAGAACATTTAATTTTGTACAGGTTAGAAAGCCTTCCAAGATGGGACTATACACTTTTTCTCTTTGGCTCACCTGGTCACATCCTGCGTTGACCAGTTCCTGCAGCATCTGCCGGTTCACCTCCCCGGCTCCTGCTGGGTGTCCGGACCCAGAGGACGGGCCCGACTCATTGGCAAAGGGCATGAGGGACTTGCGGATTTCCCGCAGTGCATTCTGGTAGTTGTTGAACTTCTGAGGGGgtcggagctgctgctgtcgaCTGGCTGTGTCTTTCCCACTTTTGCAATCAGCTCCTCTGCCACTCTCGGTCCTGGAACCACCTCCATGCAAAGCCTGGCTCACCAGTTTGGCTGGCTGCTTCAGGCCTTCCTTAATTTCCTGAAGCCTCTGCCGCGTGTTGCCCACATAtggggctgctgggaaagtCTTGGGCCTCATGGCCTCAGTGCCCAGGGCAGGCACCTATActaaaaccaaaacacacacacacacacttgccagCACACCCACAAACTGGCACTCACTCCCTTAAACCCTCCAAAAGATTCCTTTCAAGCTGGCTGACCTAAATAGATAAAGAGCCTCCGGGAACACAGATTGGAGGCATAGATTTTTGAGTCCTCCTCTATGTCTCTTATTTGTTTGTGccttgctttgtgttgttcctGATTCCTGCGGGTGGATGAAGGTGAGGCAGAATACTACAGGCATTCCATGGTGTGACTTTCAAGGCTCAGGTTCCAGCTTATTCCAGGAAATGCAGCAGGTCACGAGGGCACCGCGAAGCCAAACCATGATGCTGCCAATCTGCGCCTGTGGAAGAAGGGATGGAGATTGCAGTCATGCATAGtgatcatatttttatatagaaGTACACCATACGcactaaaaacaataaaaaataaattctgcTGTAGTAGAAGGTGACAGCAAATACAAAATGTTCCAAATACAACATTGAGACAATTATTACCTGGATGTCCAGGGAGTCAAATTTAGTACCCGCAGTATATATGCTTAAGCATAATTCAGGAATGCTAGAGTCATAAACCACCAGCTGCCCCCCTCCACACCCCAATCAATGCATAGCTGTGGTTGCACAAGTCAGCCCCCGTCACTGCATACTTCTGGTACGTGGTCATCGGTAAACACCCTTCtcagagcacagagctctagtaGGGGGTCAAAACAAGTCGTCAGCTCTCTGCCTGTGATGCTCCCCTGTGATCAGACATTTAACACCACCTGACAGTCTTATCTAGAGGAACATACTCCACATTCTGCCACAACAGCGTTACTCCTCCGGGGGCAGATGGGATGACGTACAGAATAAATGCACATGTTCTTGTCAGGAGCCTCACGTGAGGAGTCCACCGTGAAACACTTAAATCTGGGGTGACATAATGAAATATAAGGTATTTAGAAGATTAGGAGGGCTATAAGCgaaaaatctgcaaaaaaacTCTGACAGGCCACGGTACAGGATGTGTTTGGAGATGACAAAAACAGAATGTGCTTTGAAATCAGGGCAATTCTCACAAGCTGAAACATGATAAATTTTAGTCCCTCAAAGGAATGTGGACTATCCTGTATGTATAAAACTACACAATTACTCTTAAGGACAACAGGCATGTGCGAACATCAGCATGCTAACATACTCACACTATAACATACAGACACAAGGGGCTGCAAATAGTAAAATCTGAAGGAATTTGCACACATTGGGTGATATTTATTGACAATGTGTGGAATGTAACTTCAAAAATGTGACCTCTggatgctgactgcagttcacctaACCTAACAATTATCACTATTAACAAGGATTTTCTTACCATGTTaaacacaaaatgcattttttttcacatctCTACAAGAAACGGCTATCCTGAGAACTTGGACATGGAAATTGACTTATCGCTACACTTAAAGTATAGCTTTTTGTCctgatttctgcatttcatgAGAAATGAAGGGTCACCACATTACAAAGCAGTCTAGCCAACAGTCtttcatctgtttgttttgttggagTGACACAGACTAACGAGGTAAAAATGCTACATAAATGTGATCTAGGgtttatttcttattttattattgcaGTTAAAATGTTATTGCAGCCCATAAAACCTGCAATGACAGGAGGTAAACCTTGTGATGAAATAGGATTAGACAATTTGTTAAGCATTTAtccttttgtttatgttgcactaaaaaatatttattttatcaacTTAATTAAAGTCCAACTTGACTGGCAAACCAATGCCTGCTCTCAGGAGACCCTGAAGCTGAAAGGCAGCTTGGTTTCCGGTCTAGCTCACAGGCTTCAAATCTGTTTAGAGAAGACTTACATATGCCTGGCAGGTGATGTTGGCTTTACAGATATCAATCTGGGTTGTTACCGACATGCAAAACCTGCCAGACACAATTTCTGGCATGTCTCAGCATGGCTGTTCTTTAAAAAACTTGTCTATTCTTTGAAGAAATCGAAAGGTCTTGTTTGCAAGATGTTTAGTAGAAAGAAGTTTACCTGACACATGGCAGGTTATCAAAATAGGTTTAACACATTTTTCCTATAGATTAGCGTATTTATTTGATATATTAGGAGAAAAATGATGAGATTGTGGATACTGTGTCAACCACAATGCCTAGCTAGCGACAGCTCTGGGCACTTGTGCACAGGAAGTCAAACTTTAAAAGCCCTGTAACCTCAATCCGCCTCCTCCTTGACAGTCTCAATCCCTTTTGTGTCACCTTTGAAAGGACACACTTGGGTAAAAGCAGGTTAAAAGTGTAACCAGGGATGCCAAGCTGCAAAAAATGTTGCTCCATCTCTGGGATCTCTTTCCTCCATTCCTACGATGCTTTAAGCGCCATGTCTAAGCAAAGAACATTCCATACCACAAGTAACTACAAGTAAAATACCTCCGCTGAATCATGGGACAGTCTCTGCTGaccaaaataaaccaaaaaacaACATGCATGGGTGAACTCTCCCTCTCTGGAAATAGGCTTGAGGAAGGCCCAACCTTAAAAAtgtacctggaaaaaaaaactgtaagaggcactacacccacacacacacacacacatttgactgTTGAATGACAATGTACCAGAGACATTCTGCAGTTGGGTAAAGATGAGTCCACTTGTTTGGCCATTAAAacaataatgtttttaaattaattgtgatataaaaatgttacaaaCATACATTGCATAAAGATGCTAAATAAGGTGACCTATGCAGGAAAGTGTGTAAAATATTCTTCCACACACTCAGATTTTCCATACATTGTAAAGGAGAGGAGCTACTACACTTAACGTCAAAGCCAATGTAAATCACTTCAACCTGCAGTTCATCAAACAACCACTAGATGTTGACTCTTTGGGAAGATTTTTGCTTTGAAAAGACTAAAATAATCACTTGCCATGCTTAGAAGAGGATGTATGGTTTGTTTAGGGTCTTCACAGACATGTTTCCTAATCTATTATACGGTGTAGGTCACAGTTTGGCTTCCCCACTCCTGCTGAAACAAATCCtgtagtttttgtttgtttccaaaAGAAGCACGTTGTCACAATAAGTTAATGAAGAGAGAGGTTGGTTTGCACAGCACATTCAGTAATATGATGAGTGTGCAAATAAATATTAAGATAAGCATCCTGCCTCTGTTATATTCAGGAAATTATGGACAAGGTGGACGAAAGCAAACAAATGAAAACGGGCAGTTTGGAGAACAATCTGCAATTCTCCACTTGTTTTACATCTTAGTTTCTCAACCACTTTTCACAAATGCTAAATTGACCAAAAATGGGCCAAGAGAGAGGTCAGTGAGCGGCAATGATGATGGACAGAACACAGAAATCATCGGCTCGGTGTGTCCCACATACTACCAACACACGATGCTCACCCTTCTCCAGAAGTGTATCAGAGCACAAGCAGCAGAGTTTACATCCATCGTCTCATCCCACAAATCTTTCCTGCAACATCCACAGCTAACATCTGGCAGCATCTGTTTGCAGTCCACTGCAGTCATCCCTGTCCAACAGAACACCTTCTAAACTGAACAACTGAATGAAATCCAGCTGTGGCTTAGTACAACACACAGTTACACCACCATGTTCAACCAGAATAGAATGGACTGAAGTGTTAACTATAAATGTGACTTCCTGCCTTAGGATACAGACTGGCagcataataacaataataataataataataataataacacttatgATTTTGGTTTGCATAACTCAGgtctggtgctgctgctgagccagtctaacaataacaacaagtcagtgtgtcagtcagaaagagagtgagtgtAGCTGTTGTAACACACCTGAATGAAACACATGGGTGCATCAGTGCCAAGCCAGGCATGCTTAGTTTAacacgttttaaaaaaaaaaaacaaatgtttgttttgtaccAAAGTACATAGTAGTTACTACAAAGATGTGCAAGCTCGATTTAAACACTGTGATTTAATTTCATACAGTTAGAAACTCTACACAAAACAAACTTAAAACTACTTCAAATTAGCACCACGGGTTAATGTGATGTACAAAACTGACTGTTGAGTTTTCTATACTGTGCTTTAAATTACATACACAAAGCTGTGTGGAAGGTGTAgcctgtagtttttttttttttcccctgaagcCCCTGGACACGGAACAAAGTCTGGAGACCACTGTTTTAAAAGCTATGTGGCCTTCTGAAGCCCAGGCTGGGGGGCTGAGAGGAGCAGCGCATTCCTGTGcagcagggggaaaaaatggagGTTAGCCCCAAAGAGAATGGAGCAGGGAAACCTTTCTTTATTCCTCACTTCAACAAACACTCGTAACGGacctttttctttcctcccctcAGCAACAAGTCGTGGTAATAagttccaccaccaccaccaccaccaccaccactccccTCCCCAAAAAAAGTAACTCTCAACTTACCATGTGATAGAAGCAGCAAAGAATAACTCAAGATTGGAGGGTAAATCCCATCAAAAGGCGACTTTTAGAGTCCGTTTCTCGGGCGCGGAGCGCGGACACGCAGCGGAGGATACTCAGAGAAGACGAAGGGACGGGGTAAATATGATGAAACGAGCCTCCATTTTCTCCCCAGACTCCAGGCAGGATCAGAAATGCAGCACAAAGTTGGACACTCGCTGCATTGTTAACATTCCACAGGTCACGTGAGGGACCGACGCACGTCAGCACGGACCCAGAGATCGTCTATGAGACACATGATCACTCTGACCCAAAACTGTGCGCTTTGCTttgctgttgtgtttatttatttatttatttttttttagggaGAAACATCTATtgattatgtaaaaataaacaacatctCACCTGAATAGTCATATCGATCGAGGACTGGAAATCATTGGGGGAAGAAAAGCTGTAAATCAGGTTAGCTACAagttaatgtaaaaaaataaagtggccaaaataaaataaaaaaaaatctgtaatgtGCATATTAACTTTTAAACTAGTTTAATATTcccttaaaaataataaatattagaaAACTTTAGATtaagtctaaaaaaaaatataaatgtgatATAATGTATAATACATTTCTACATATGTGCTATAATGCCATTTAAAATGGATTATTATAGCCATACTGATGTTTATGCCTGGTACATTTCTCCATATTTTGCAGCATCTGATCTTTTAAATCTTGTGTCTGTGGCGACATTCCCAACCCGGAAATCTGGCAGTTAAGCTGAAGATGGGAGAAACTTCAGCCATGGAGGTGTAGAGGACTAACGGCTTCTAGGAGTGTCAAAAATGTACATTAAACTctacattattatttaattttttttaaaaaaagaaacaaagtgaGAGGTCTGtctttttccctcctctctgacCGCACATATTAAAGGCGGAGCTTCCTCCAAAAGCATTTCTCCCTttgataaattaaaaaatatatcagtACATTACTCAGCCTCACTCCTCTCTGGCCTTGGGAAGGAATGCTTAGTAAAGAGCCAAAGACAATGAATCAGTGGGAAAGCAAATAAAAAGCTCTGTACTCTTATCACTTATCAGAgtgtcagacaaaaaaaaaaaaaaaaaaaaaaaaagaggggacagcacacacaacacaaacagcacaaaaatgGACCTGGAGCAGCAAGAACGCTGTTGCATTTTCCAACCTTTAATTTTTCAAGTCAGAGGAGGAAATAAAGGAGAAATCAAAGAGGTTACACATCATGGAAGCACATGCGCCCAAAACAATAAAGGCAAACACATGTAGTGTGAGAAACAGCTCAGGACTCACACTGACTGCTTTGTGGAAGAAACATATATATTAACCATAGTAAACAAATGTAAAAGTGTAGTAGCAACCTTCCTGCAAACTGTCTTTATTTCTCCTTTACCCGACAAGCAGCAGTTTGAATAAGTGATTGACTTTAGACATGAAACATGTCTGTCCTCCATTACATGTAGCCTATGTGTGTCTGGTTTTAGTGTAAAGAAGTGACCTAAGCTTTGACAAACGACGCTAAAATAAAGACATCACCGGCGGAGACGTTATATATTTAAGGAAGCCCAGGAGCATacatgacaaacacatgaaaacattaaACGTCCATGGCAGAGAACATACAGGGAGAGACCTAAGAACAGAAGGTACAGTCCGAACCAGACATCGCTCACAATTATGTTAGAGCAACCAGTTGATTTGGGCACAAGAGCCACAGTTTAACCAGGTGCTGGATGGAATTTATTAAGAATAATCAATCAATTCCTGTGCGCTGTTCACTACTGGCTGATACAGTACTATTCCAATCACACTGTGGAGTGCACTCatatgcaaataaaaacaaagagcagccTGAAGAAATAATTTAATTCTAGTTAATGAAAAGTTAGTCATTAGTATTAATAGGCTGAATTGTGTACAGCAAACTAAGTTGTATCAtgctcaaacacaaaacacaaggtGTCACTAAGAGTAGAGGGAGTGTATCGCTTCTATTACTGAACAACAGTGATATGCTAGCTAATGTTAACCTCAGAGGCTAAAAGGTTAACTGCTGGCAGCATCATCAGCTGCTCCATCCTTATGTAGACGTGTGTCTTTTAGTGGCTGTTGACAACCTACTGATGTCATCACCCCGACTGTGCAGAAGTCTTTCTAGACTTTTAAAATCTAGTGTCTCCCACAGTGGCACAGCTGCTAGCTCCAGGAAAGCCAGGATTCATGTTCAACAAACCACAAATTAAAGAGAATTATAATTCCTTATTGAGGTGGAATAGATGTGATGTGAGACACTGGTATCAGCAGTGTTTATGCAATTCCTTTCACTgacagaagggggagacaaatgTTCTGCTGTGTAGTTTTAAATATCAAGCATGTTTAAATACTACTAATCAGGGCAACCCTGGGGACTCTGCCAGTAGTGTGGGGAACTGAAATCTCAAAATGGAATGCAATAACGCAACAAAAAGAACATCGGCCCTGAACAGGGAGCACTCCAATCAGAGCGTGGGACCAGCATCGGGGAAGCATTTTCAAGAGACTCTTCTCTATGCACATTTTAACACCATGTACCAAACGAAAAAACGGTCTCGtaaaaatcaaatataaatatttgttaaaaattcaaataatttaaaaaagcagGCTTTACAAACTAAGGCACAAGGAAAGACTTCAAAACACAGGGTAATGACATTTAAATGGCCGAGtacctttttttcttccagtgtgGTAACTACAATGCTCTATGCTCCAAAAACATCACACGTTCTCAGCTGAACAAAGTGTTGATTAAACCTCATCAGCACATTTAGTGTcagaacaaacagtgttagCCTGTGGGGAAGCCACTTTTGTTTAATACTTAGATATGGTGTGACTGTATAGAATTTAAAGGAGCATGTAAGAGAGTCTGATTTCAGTGCCTGCACATGCACGGCTTCTTTTTGTGACAAATCAGCAGCCCAATATAATGAGTAGCCTAAATCAATGCAGAAAAAGGTTCTGTAGCCACGGGACAGAAAATGTacacacattgtttttctttaacaACAGCACTAAGGACATCTTTTTGTATTAGAAACATTTGCCATTTCTGCAAAGTGTTCAAAAATGTTCTTTAAACATGGCAAATATTGACATCATTGGTAAGCATGTAAGCCCAGTTCGGAACCATTGGGTCGGTTCCAGTTTAAATTTCAGCAGGGGGGGCTGTAACAGCAACGCCCTGCCGAAGAAGACATCTGACAATCCATCAaagacaggtggaaatgaggcgcATTCCTACGAAGAGATAAATGAACACCAGGCTTTTCAGGCTGGTCTGTGGGTGTATGGGTGTCTGAGCCAAAAAGGTAGCAGCCAACTATCCTGTAGTGACTGTACCTGGCTGACAAAAACATCTTCAAATCCACAGTCAGGCAGAGCTGTTATCATGCAGGATATTATCCGTATTTTAACACGTtttatgcatcttttttttttcttctttcataaGAAGGGAAGCTGCTTATCCGACAAACACACGTTTTCTGCAATGCAAGGACGATATAATCCATTAAATCAGCTCCTGTAGTGTGTGCTCTGTTGGGAAAACTTGCAGACTCTTGCACGACACAGGACTGGATCAATGGCAGTCTGTACACCTCAGCAGCAAGATGTCCAAaacctaaataaaaaataaaatctattcTAAATCTGCCATTCTTTGCATAACTTAGTGACAGTACAAGTGGTTTCTATTGCGTAAAGAAGTAGACATACACTGAAAGAATGATCATGTGGTGTTGACACATGGAGAAGCAGTAAAGGGAACTTAAGTGCCTGACAAGCATTAAGGAGCACTAGGCATTTTGATACAAATCACTCTAGTGGAGCAGCAGAGATGCACAGGTTGTTTAAGGCACAGGCAACTTGCACAATCTTATCAAAGGTTGAGAGGTTCGACGTGCGCTCAGAGGCCGTGGTGAAGGGGCTCTCGACGGGGCCCGTGAGCATGGCGTACCTCTGCTTCACCATGGAGATCACCCTCTCCACATGCCTCTGCACGCTCAGTGTCTCAGAGGCAGCACCGTCCAGCAGCGAGCCCTCTGATGGTCCATACCCGCCTGCTATTTTGAACAGGGCTCCACGGGCAGCCACAGACTCGCTAATGTCAAGATCACGGCTTGCCAGTACAACGTCACCCGGCAGGAGCTTGCACAGAAATCCGCAGCCCTCTGCCAGGCTCTTGTCGCTGACGTTTCCCAGCACACCCCTGGAGACAAAAGTGACAACGCCTTGTGGAGCAACACCAATCAGGTACTTTAACACATTGTAACTCGTCCCCACACCCTGGGAACTTGAGTGCTGATGCTGCTGGTTGCCCCGGGAAACCGGCTCCTCAAAAGGCACCGTGAAGCAGTCTATGATGACAGCACAGTCAGGGTGTGAGGTGCGCAGAGCTGCTGGCAGGTTCTTCCGCAGCTCTGCTCTGGACGGCCAGAAGACCGCCGTTGGCACCAGAGTGGAGGACAAGATGTTGACCATCCGGTGGACTGTTTTGGTCACAGTGCCAATTTTAACTCCAAAGCGGTATGCCAGGTCTTGATTCCGGAGGTCCAGGCGGAGGCGCATtaatgtcagcagcagctgctggaactTGGAGAGCTTGACGTTTTTCATCCCGTCCATGTGCGGCGCCAGCAGCCACATGACCGTTTCTAAGACAAAGTAGTTTGGTAAACCAGTATAAAACTTCACTTTCTCTGCATCGTTCCTTAAGGAGTTCTCAGAGAGGGACATTTTCTCCACAGACTCCCTCAGCGCCTGGTTCTCCTTCTTCAGGGCTTTCAAGATGTCGTCAAAGTTAACCGGTGGATCCGACGCCTGAGCAAACTTTCCTTTTTTACTGTCACTCACAgattcctcatcatcatcatcatcatcatcatcatcgtcatcttcATCTGTGCCGAGAGAAGAAGATGCACTTTCCTCCACAGTGGGCTCCTGCTCTCTCACCCCCTCAGGATGGTCTTCCTGGCCCTGATGATCCACTGCAGcctgaccctgaccctgaccctgGCCCTGGAGGAACAACAAGGCATTGGCTGCCTCCACTCGCGCCTCCTGCTTGTCCAGGATCTCTAAGGCACCTGGCTCCTTCATCTCTGGGGATAATGGAGCTGTCCTGAACACAGAAGGAACATAATCTGGCGAACGTGGATTCTTCACCTGTTTACCTGAGGGTAAAatgaaaaagatatatatgaaTACCAATATTAAGGTTTGGACACTGTCCTCAGGACCCAGTCAACCCTCCAATACAGCAGGTGGTGCTATTGAGCTTTGAACCTGGTTGCCACctgctgttaaaaataaaatctattaAGTGTAATTGCTCTTTTTGTGCAGTTATAGTAACATTCTACCtcgaaaaaaagagaaaattagAAAGTTTCTTATTTCTTTACTTTTGCTCTAAAAGTAGATCACCTTTTATCATCTGTAAATAGTTCAATCTTCCCAAAAATATAGTGTCTAAAATGGATTTAATTTCTGTCTCATTGTACTTTTAGGTAAGCCATTTGTGGTTTAGATCATGTAAATACTAAGGAACGCATCCATGGATAACTCTAATAGTATGTAACATATGGCACTGTGCGTAAATCTTCTAATAACTTCGACTAGTCCTGTATGCAGATTAAACCCACATGAAATCCAGCAAACATTAATCTAAtctggctacacacacacacacacacacaccttggtgCTTTGGGTTTGAGTTGTGCTGCATTCGTACCTGAGATGAAGTGAGTACTAC
It contains:
- the LOC114426285 gene encoding uncharacterized protein LOC114426285; translation: MVHTCVVAGCRNRRTPGTTLSFYRFPRDPERKQRWIAAVNREGWVPNDGSRLCSTHFISGKQVKNPRSPDYVPSVFRTAPLSPEMKEPGALEILDKQEARVEAANALLFLQGQGQGQGQAAVDHQGQEDHPEGVREQEPTVEESASSSLGTDEDDDDDDDDDDDEESVSDSKKGKFAQASDPPVNFDDILKALKKENQALRESVEKMSLSENSLRNDAEKVKFYTGLPNYFVLETVMWLLAPHMDGMKNVKLSKFQQLLLTLMRLRLDLRNQDLAYRFGVKIGTVTKTVHRMVNILSSTLVPTAVFWPSRAELRKNLPAALRTSHPDCAVIIDCFTVPFEEPVSRGNQQHQHSSSQGVGTSYNVLKYLIGVAPQGVVTFVSRGVLGNVSDKSLAEGCGFLCKLLPGDVVLASRDLDISESVAARGALFKIAGGYGPSEGSLLDGAASETLSVQRHVERVISMVKQRYAMLTGPVESPFTTASERTSNLSTFDKIVQVACALNNLCISAAPLE